GTGACTTCTTACGATACCTATATATCATGTAGGCTATTACTGGGGTTGGTAATAGTACGAATAGCGCTAGTTTAACATCCATTGTGAACAGTATTACGCCTATACCTATTAGGGTTAGCACATTAACTATGAGCGTTGGTAAGCCCCAAACCATTAACCATTGAGTGTTACCGGCATCATTAGTTAGCCTTGAGAGTATCCTACCAGTTGACATTCTATCTATGAAGGATGCTGAAAGCTTCATGACATGTGCAAACACCTTAGACCTAATATCATTCACAACCCTCTGCCCAACAGTGTTAAGTATGTAGTTCTGAGCTATTGATAAAGCCGTAACGGCTACATACGATCCTATTAATGTTAAAGTTAAATTATAGAAGAGCCTCATTGAGTGAGTCTTAGTTAAGAAGACGTTATCAATCAGTATCTTAAGCAGGTAGGGTGGAACTAGGTTAAGCATCGCTATGGCTATAGATAATATAACCCCTATAAGCATCTTATGCCAGTAAGGTCTCATGAAGTTAAGCAGCCAGAGTAATGTGCTCCTAACGTTAGATTTTCTACTTTGTCCAGCTAATGTAATACCTTCATAATGCCCATTACCGTTTATGCGTCCATTAACAATTATTGCAAACTTCCTAAACTCCTCAATGGGCTTCTTAGTGAAGTATGCGGCTTCAATTTCCTCGCCTTTTTTAGTAACAAGGATAAGCTTACCTATACCGATTCCATCCTCAACGTACACCCTCTGTATGTCACTTAGTTGATAGGATTCCTCTTTACCATCACTGCTCACTATTATTCTGTTATCATTGGTTAAGCATACTTCACTATTCCTGAACCTGAGGTCTTTATCTAAGTCGGAAATCGCCTTGAAGATGCAATCCATAAATGGTTCTTAGGCTGCCTTCAACCTTTCATATTAATAAACCTTTCTCCATTGAGCCTCAGTAAAATTGCACTAAAGCTTAATAATGAAGATAATAATGCATATACACTATAGTGAATACGAATTATATATAATAGTTAAGCAATTAAGAGTAAGTATTACCCCCTATGTTCATTAGCCAGTACATCGGCTTCATTGAGTATTAACCCAGTGGGGTCCTCAAGGTCCTTTATTAAACCCACCTTACCTATCTCCATTGCTTTACGTATACTGGATATTAGCCTACTTGGCTTAACCCTAATTAAGGGTGCACCAGCCTTAATAACATACTTATCAGTATAGTAGGTTGAGGGAAAGTACGATATTGATGGGACCCCCAGTAATGCAGCCTCCACAGCGAAGGTTGATCCACCAGTTATGACTAGGCTTGAGAAGTACGCTAATTGAAGACCATCAACTGGCTTACTTGGTATTATTACATTGCCATTACTTAATTCACGGTTAAACCTACTTGCCACTAATTCCCTCTGGTCATCATACCTAGGGAACACGATTACCTTGAAACCCTGCTTTAGGAGGAATCTAATAGCCTTAACGGCAATCCTAGATTGTTCACTGTATTTGTAATAGGCTGCCTTACTCTCCTCAAACCTGAAGACAACATACTTGTCACCATTTCTCAAACCCAATTGCTCAACCTCACTCCAATTCGGCTTAAACCTATAGACCCACATGACTTCGAAGACGCCATTAAAGAACTTAACCTTACCTTCCTCACCATGTGGAATATAGGCCATTAGCTTCCTCTTAGGTATGGCGATTGGTGCAATAACCCTATCAGCTAGGGGTAAGGTTAGTTTATTAACGTGGAAGGCATGGGCAGTGTCTGTTAACGCTATTGATGGCTTACCTAAACCGAAGGCAACCCTGAACGCGTCCGGTGATGTTAATGATATATGAACATTGAAGTCATCTACCACATTAATTAGTTTAAGGCTCCTGCTAAGTCCATTAACCAGCTTACTCCTAACATCCTCACCATGCTCGCCTTCGCAATACCCATTTACACCATACATCTTTAGCACATTAATGACGTAGTCGTACTTCCTACAAGTCACTATGAACCTATAACCCCTCCCCTCGCCTTCTAGCGCCAACACAGAGGCTATTCTTGCTTGTTTAGCCGTTAATGCGTCGAACCATACTAACATTAGTGGGGTAATGGGGTATAATTATTAAGCTTAGCTTCACTTAGGTTAAGTTATCGTTAAGATCTCCGTATAGTGGCTGTGGCGCAGTGTACACCACCATAACCACCCACTAGTTCACTGACGTCTATTGTTATGAAATCCACACCCTCATTAAGCACATCCGGCCTATATGGGAAAATATGCCCCTCACTCTTCATCTTCTCATAACCAGACTCCACGTACTGTAGTGTAGCTTGCCTAACTGGGTCATCACTACTCCGTAGTCTTTTAATCATTTTCTTAATATTCATCTCAATATTAGGCACTAGTATTCTCCTATCCTTAAGCGTCAGGAAATTAGAAGCGAAGGCTGCCTGCTCAATTACTGATAAGTTAATTATGTTGAAGCCCCTCTGCTTAATGTAATCAAGTAGAGTGGATTCACCCAACTTCTCTAACCCATCCTGAGCCCTCGCGTAGACAATAACATGAGTATTCTTCATTAATTCCTCGTTCCCTATTACTAAACCATCACCAGCAACGTTAAAGTATGTGTCTAGGTGCATGACAAGCATATCGTCACCCCACGGGTGCTTAGGTAACTTAGCCACTACCAACTCATCGAAATCCAGGAGACCCATTATCTGCTTAACACCATTGAAGCTGCTCCTCCAACCGTACCCAACGATTGCGAAGTCACCCATGGGCATGAAGTCTCCCCCCTCCAGGAAGCCAGGCTTAATCAGCTTGTATACTATTGGTGTATTTAAGGCCTTGAAGAATAGCTCAGTGATGGTTGGCTCAAGTCTCCTTTGAGGCATTCGCATCCTCCCAATTACTACACCCGTCTTAACCACTAATTGCTGATCCCTAGTGTAGTATAGGTTAGCCATTGGGTTTCTATTAATAATCCTAGCTATAGTATTAGTCTTAGTTCTCTTAATAATTATCAATGGTCTTAGTATGAGTATATTGA
This genomic interval from Caldivirga sp. contains the following:
- a CDS encoding DUF354 domain-containing protein produces the protein MLVWFDALTAKQARIASVLALEGEGRGYRFIVTCRKYDYVINVLKMYGVNGYCEGEHGEDVRSKLVNGLSRSLKLINVVDDFNVHISLTSPDAFRVAFGLGKPSIALTDTAHAFHVNKLTLPLADRVIAPIAIPKRKLMAYIPHGEEGKVKFFNGVFEVMWVYRFKPNWSEVEQLGLRNGDKYVVFRFEESKAAYYKYSEQSRIAVKAIRFLLKQGFKVIVFPRYDDQRELVASRFNRELSNGNVIIPSKPVDGLQLAYFSSLVITGGSTFAVEAALLGVPSISYFPSTYYTDKYVIKAGAPLIRVKPSRLISSIRKAMEIGKVGLIKDLEDPTGLILNEADVLANEHRG
- a CDS encoding arginine deiminase family protein, which produces MLVRSEWDKLSEVMVHRPGVEMFYGLLYPRAFLYEGVFSMDEALYEHQNMEHVMMSEGVTVHRLKSIVIQRMRHSSEFRETVVSIVKSSIMYKGDLSDDAYTDFLRNLASYDPEALFNILILRPLIIIKRTKTNTIARIINRNPMANLYYTRDQQLVVKTGVVIGRMRMPQRRLEPTITELFFKALNTPIVYKLIKPGFLEGGDFMPMGDFAIVGYGWRSSFNGVKQIMGLLDFDELVVAKLPKHPWGDDMLVMHLDTYFNVAGDGLVIGNEELMKNTHVIVYARAQDGLEKLGESTLLDYIKQRGFNIINLSVIEQAAFASNFLTLKDRRILVPNIEMNIKKMIKRLRSSDDPVRQATLQYVESGYEKMKSEGHIFPYRPDVLNEGVDFITIDVSELVGGYGGVHCATATIRRS